The Miscanthus floridulus cultivar M001 chromosome 7, ASM1932011v1, whole genome shotgun sequence genome includes a region encoding these proteins:
- the LOC136464234 gene encoding pectin acetylesterase 8-like isoform X2 produces MADRSLYAWWCCALPCALALVAADGFLVDITYVGSAVAKGAVCLDGSAPAYHLARGSGSGENSWLVHFEGGGWCNNVTTCLQRKRTRLGSSKEMATQIAFSGILSDTLDDNPDFHNWNKVKVRYCDGSSFTGDVEEVDPALISGCSAGGLTSILHCDRFHDLLPPAARVKCLSDAGFFINEKDVAGVGYIAAFFNDVVTTHGSAKNLPPSCTSMLPPGMCFFPQNEVKQIKTPLFILNAAYDSWQVRNILVPGVADPHGQWHSCKHDIGQCSASQLRVLQGFRGDFLKEVSEQGNSDSRGLFINSCFVHCQSESQELWFSSDSPMLGNTTIANAVGDWFFDRSSFQKIDCPYPCDSTCHNRIYEDSSQA; encoded by the exons ATGGCGGACCGGAGCCTCTACGCCTGGTGGTGCTGCGCCTTGCCCTGCGCGCTGGCGCTTGTCGCGGCGGACGGCTTCCTCGTGGACATCACCTATGTGGGAAGCGCCGTGGCCAAAGGAGCAG TGTGTTTGGATGGTAGCGCGCCGGCGTATCACCTCGcccgcggctccggctccggtgAGAACAGCTGGCTGGTCCATTTCGAG GGTGGAGGATGGTGCAACAATGTCACGACCTGCCTGCAACGGAAGCGCACGCGGCTGGGGTCGTCCAAGGAGATGGCGACGCAGATTGCCTTCTCCGGAATCCTCAGTGATACGCTGGATGACAACCCAG ACTTTCACAATTGGAACAAGGTCAAGGTTCGGTACTGCGATGGTTCATCTTTCACTGGCGATGTCGAAGAAGTTGATCCT GCTCTAATTTCAGGCTGTTCTGCTGGCGGTTTAACCTCCATACTACACTGTGACAGATTTCATGACCTTCTGCCGCCGGCTGCGAGAGTTAAATGCCTTTCTGATGCTGGGTTCTTCATTAATGA GAAAGATGTGGCTGGAGTTGGGTACATTGCTGCTTTTTTCAACGATGTGGTTACAACACAT GGGTCAGCAAAGAATTTACCGCCTTCATGCACTTCAATGTTACCTCCAGGAATG TGCTTTTTCCCCCAGAACGAGGTGAAACAGATAAAGACACCTCTATTCATCCTCAACGCAGCATATGATTCATGGCAG GTAAGGAACATTTTGGTGCCAGGAGTTGCTGACCCTCATGGTCAATGGCATAGCTGTAAGCATGACATAGGCCAGTGCTCTGCATCGCAGCTACGGGTATTGCAGG GATTCAGGGGTGATTTTCTGAAGGAAGTGTCTGAACAAGGGAACTCCGACTCAAGAGGGTTGTTCATAAACTCATGCTTCGTGCACTGCCAGTCTGAGTCGCAGGAGCTATGGTTCTCATCTGACTCCCCCATGCTTGGAAACACA ACAATAGCAAACGCTGTTGGCGACTGGTTCTTCGACCGCAGCTCGTTCCAGAAGATAGACTGCCCGTACCCTTGTGACTCAACCTGTCACAATCGGATCTACGAGGACTCATCACAAGCATAG
- the LOC136464234 gene encoding pectin acetylesterase 8-like isoform X1: protein MADRSLYAWWCCALPCALALVAADGFLVDITYVGSAVAKGAVCLDGSAPAYHLARGSGSGENSWLVHFEGGGWCNNVTTCLQRKRTRLGSSKEMATQIAFSGILSDTLDDNPDFHNWNKVKVRYCDGSSFTGDVEEVDPITKLHYRGSRIWQAVMEDLLAKGMDKAENALISGCSAGGLTSILHCDRFHDLLPPAARVKCLSDAGFFINEKDVAGVGYIAAFFNDVVTTHGSAKNLPPSCTSMLPPGMCFFPQNEVKQIKTPLFILNAAYDSWQVRNILVPGVADPHGQWHSCKHDIGQCSASQLRVLQGFRGDFLKEVSEQGNSDSRGLFINSCFVHCQSESQELWFSSDSPMLGNTTIANAVGDWFFDRSSFQKIDCPYPCDSTCHNRIYEDSSQA from the exons ATGGCGGACCGGAGCCTCTACGCCTGGTGGTGCTGCGCCTTGCCCTGCGCGCTGGCGCTTGTCGCGGCGGACGGCTTCCTCGTGGACATCACCTATGTGGGAAGCGCCGTGGCCAAAGGAGCAG TGTGTTTGGATGGTAGCGCGCCGGCGTATCACCTCGcccgcggctccggctccggtgAGAACAGCTGGCTGGTCCATTTCGAG GGTGGAGGATGGTGCAACAATGTCACGACCTGCCTGCAACGGAAGCGCACGCGGCTGGGGTCGTCCAAGGAGATGGCGACGCAGATTGCCTTCTCCGGAATCCTCAGTGATACGCTGGATGACAACCCAG ACTTTCACAATTGGAACAAGGTCAAGGTTCGGTACTGCGATGGTTCATCTTTCACTGGCGATGTCGAAGAAGTTGATCCT ATAACAAAGCTACACTATAGAGGTTCGAGGATATGGCAAGCTGTCATGGAGGACCTGCTTGCCAAAGGGATGGACAAAGCTGAAAAT GCTCTAATTTCAGGCTGTTCTGCTGGCGGTTTAACCTCCATACTACACTGTGACAGATTTCATGACCTTCTGCCGCCGGCTGCGAGAGTTAAATGCCTTTCTGATGCTGGGTTCTTCATTAATGA GAAAGATGTGGCTGGAGTTGGGTACATTGCTGCTTTTTTCAACGATGTGGTTACAACACAT GGGTCAGCAAAGAATTTACCGCCTTCATGCACTTCAATGTTACCTCCAGGAATG TGCTTTTTCCCCCAGAACGAGGTGAAACAGATAAAGACACCTCTATTCATCCTCAACGCAGCATATGATTCATGGCAG GTAAGGAACATTTTGGTGCCAGGAGTTGCTGACCCTCATGGTCAATGGCATAGCTGTAAGCATGACATAGGCCAGTGCTCTGCATCGCAGCTACGGGTATTGCAGG GATTCAGGGGTGATTTTCTGAAGGAAGTGTCTGAACAAGGGAACTCCGACTCAAGAGGGTTGTTCATAAACTCATGCTTCGTGCACTGCCAGTCTGAGTCGCAGGAGCTATGGTTCTCATCTGACTCCCCCATGCTTGGAAACACA ACAATAGCAAACGCTGTTGGCGACTGGTTCTTCGACCGCAGCTCGTTCCAGAAGATAGACTGCCCGTACCCTTGTGACTCAACCTGTCACAATCGGATCTACGAGGACTCATCACAAGCATAG